CCGATGCGCTGGAGCGCGAGGTGACGATCGCCCGCCGCAATGATCGCGTGCCCCTGCTGGACTGGCATCCCGTCTGCAGCTTCGAACACGCGGATCTGGGAAAGACTGTCAAGGCGGCGCGCAAAGGCGCTGGTGAAGCCCTTCGGCATATGCTGGACGATCACGATGCCGGGCGCATCAGGGGGCAGGGCGCAGAGGACTTCGCGCAGGGCCTCGGTCCCGCCCGTGGACGCGCCGATGCAGACGATCGGCTCGGTGCGCGGGTGGGCTTTCTTGAAATTCGGCGGCGGCAGGATTTCGTCCGCAGTCAGCCTGGGCGACGGCGGAACTGGCGCAGCAGGGCCGGTGCGGCGGCGCACCGCACGACCGCGACCACGCGACTGCGCTGCCCCGTAAACCGCGTTGCAGATCGTTTCGGCCGCTTCGGCGCGTTCCTGATCGCTCCGCGGGGCGGGCTTGAGGATGACGTCGATAGCACCTGCCTCCAGCGCCTCGACCGTACGGGCAGAGCCCTGATCGGTTAGCGAAGAGCAGATGATGATCGGCAGCGGGCGCTGGTCCATGATTTTGCGTAGGAAGGTCAGGCCATCCATTCCCGGCATTTCAAGGTCGAGCAGAATAACGTCCGGCAACGC
Above is a window of Marivivens aquimaris DNA encoding:
- a CDS encoding protein-glutamate methylesterase/protein-glutamine glutaminase; the protein is MSLGNDKIKVLIVDDSSSSRVMLKRLLETDPGIEVLAAAQDAYTAARTMKDALPDVILLDLEMPGMDGLTFLRKIMDQRPLPIIICSSLTDQGSARTVEALEAGAIDVILKPAPRSDQERAEAAETICNAVYGAAQSRGRGRAVRRRTGPAAPVPPSPRLTADEILPPPNFKKAHPRTEPIVCIGASTGGTEALREVLCALPPDAPGIVIVQHMPKGFTSAFARRLDSLSQIRVFEAADGMPVQQGHAIIAAGDRHLALQRIGQNYRCKVIEGAPVSRHKPSADVLFRSGAAEAGANTLGVIMTGMGDDGATCLGEIKQIGGRTIAQDEASCVVYGMPRAAVERGHAQQVMPLNRIATAIMAFARMHRGG